The following are from one region of the Rhodopirellula sp. P2 genome:
- the pgsW gene encoding poly-gamma-glutamate system protein: protein MKKLYYRPQKISSGSLLFLAALSMATVLALRAMPHQMGGWSTMVAGLYGIPDLKDRMLEASERADIAFDAIHAKRLELGHPLLDAQDPADTGMVGPSMSAVTTLPGHLPAKQTSINPNFAAVAMRLLVDAGVRPGDRIAIGCTGSFPALNIAVYSAAESLGAHPTIISSAASSQFGANSPDMMWPDMEKLLADQGILAYRSLEISRGGFRDRAAGMTDDTREILDAAIQRSGVPIMDSVDDADAIERRMVAYSKAAEDETYAVYINVGGGDASVGGTEGNNSIGEGLITPNQLTTIQKKAGSPEAVDCVATRFLASGVPVINMINVVALANQYGLPIASTTKVEVGQGMVYTIIDPRRVLALIGIFFITAATAIVVKPPHRLTKWLQRKGWFGDQPKDQPQYMV, encoded by the coding sequence ATGAAGAAACTGTATTACCGTCCCCAGAAGATCTCTTCGGGTTCCCTGTTGTTCCTCGCCGCTCTGTCGATGGCAACGGTTCTCGCCCTGCGTGCCATGCCCCATCAGATGGGCGGATGGAGCACGATGGTGGCGGGCCTGTACGGCATCCCGGATCTGAAAGACCGCATGCTGGAAGCGTCGGAACGTGCCGACATCGCATTCGACGCGATTCACGCCAAGCGTTTGGAACTCGGCCATCCGCTGTTGGATGCGCAGGACCCAGCCGACACCGGCATGGTTGGCCCCTCGATGTCCGCCGTGACCACCTTGCCTGGTCACCTGCCTGCCAAGCAAACCTCAATCAATCCAAACTTTGCCGCAGTCGCAATGCGATTGCTGGTCGATGCAGGCGTTCGGCCAGGCGATCGCATTGCCATTGGTTGCACCGGATCCTTCCCCGCTCTGAACATCGCGGTCTACAGTGCGGCCGAATCGTTGGGAGCTCATCCGACCATCATCAGCAGTGCAGCCTCCAGCCAATTTGGCGCGAATTCACCGGACATGATGTGGCCGGACATGGAAAAACTGCTGGCCGACCAAGGCATCTTGGCTTACCGCAGCTTGGAAATTTCACGCGGCGGTTTTCGTGACCGCGCTGCGGGGATGACCGATGACACGCGCGAGATCTTGGACGCCGCGATCCAACGGAGCGGTGTTCCGATCATGGACAGTGTCGACGACGCCGATGCCATTGAGCGGCGCATGGTTGCGTATTCCAAAGCCGCGGAAGACGAAACCTACGCGGTCTACATCAACGTCGGTGGTGGTGACGCATCGGTCGGCGGCACCGAAGGCAACAACAGCATCGGCGAAGGCCTGATCACCCCCAACCAGCTCACAACCATCCAAAAGAAGGCTGGTTCCCCCGAGGCCGTCGACTGTGTCGCAACGCGGTTCCTGGCATCGGGTGTGCCAGTGATCAACATGATCAACGTGGTGGCATTGGCAAACCAATACGGGTTGCCAATCGCATCGACGACCAAGGTCGAAGTCGGCCAAGGGATGGTTTACACCATCATCGATCCACGCCGAGTGTTGGCGTTGATCGGGATCTTCTTCATCACGGCGGCCACCGCGATTGTCGTCAAACCACCTCACCGATTGACGAAGTGGTTGCAACGAAAAGGTTGGTTCGGCGACCAGCCCAAAGATCAGCCGCAATACATGGTTTGA
- a CDS encoding prenyltransferase/squalene oxidase repeat-containing protein — protein MATVSETSLPDHDLVDATLADEAPGAEEAAPRRRLGFLKAAPAWLISTLFHIGVILILGLVTFADPVKIVNVLSATSNGEEGPEIEEFQIEQIDPGDMVEMEEFSEPVELSEALDTTETMQVEMAMDVPSVPMEMTDLASDMAPVAQTLQTLSSVSMTAMDSRSVDMKKKLLREYGGSAASEAAVTEALKWLALHQAPNGGWTFQHNLVCNGKCGDPGEPKRVGAVNAATAMALLPFLGAGQTHYAGDFKNVVRGGLLFLIANGKKGTVRGLPVLDLSESAGNGMYSHGLAAIVLSEAYAMTEDPALAVPTQQAINYIVTAQCADGGWRYQPRDASGGDTSVVGWQVMALKSAYMGHLIVPPQTINGSTLFLDKVQSNGGAMYGYQSPSTRVRPACTAAGLLCRMYLGWDKNHPGLQKGVETLVDIGVRKDNIYYDYYAAQVLRHVGGPEWDKFNAELRDWLVETQSQSGGSKGSWYFPQAGTHTGPKEGGRLAATSFATMILEVYYRHMPLYAEQEEEDAFPL, from the coding sequence ATGGCCACGGTTTCGGAAACGTCCTTGCCAGATCACGACCTTGTTGACGCAACATTGGCAGATGAAGCGCCAGGCGCGGAAGAGGCTGCCCCTCGTCGTCGCTTGGGATTCTTGAAGGCCGCTCCCGCGTGGTTGATCAGCACGTTGTTCCACATCGGAGTGATTTTGATTCTTGGTTTGGTCACGTTTGCCGACCCGGTCAAAATCGTGAACGTGTTGTCGGCCACATCGAACGGCGAAGAAGGCCCCGAGATCGAAGAGTTCCAAATCGAACAGATCGATCCCGGTGACATGGTCGAGATGGAAGAGTTCTCCGAACCGGTGGAGCTTTCCGAAGCACTCGACACAACCGAAACGATGCAGGTTGAGATGGCGATGGACGTGCCCTCGGTGCCAATGGAGATGACCGATTTGGCGTCCGACATGGCTCCCGTCGCGCAGACGTTGCAAACGTTGTCGTCGGTTTCGATGACCGCGATGGACAGCCGTTCGGTGGACATGAAGAAGAAGCTGTTGCGTGAGTATGGGGGGTCGGCCGCCAGCGAAGCAGCGGTGACCGAGGCGCTCAAGTGGTTGGCACTGCACCAAGCCCCCAACGGCGGATGGACGTTTCAACACAACCTGGTTTGCAACGGCAAATGCGGCGATCCCGGTGAACCCAAGCGAGTCGGAGCGGTCAACGCAGCGACCGCGATGGCCTTGCTGCCGTTCTTAGGTGCCGGGCAAACACACTATGCCGGTGACTTCAAGAACGTCGTTCGAGGTGGTTTGTTGTTCTTGATCGCCAACGGAAAGAAAGGCACGGTCCGCGGGTTGCCTGTGTTGGATTTGTCGGAATCAGCTGGCAACGGAATGTACTCGCACGGTTTGGCGGCGATTGTTCTGAGCGAAGCCTACGCAATGACCGAGGACCCCGCTCTGGCCGTTCCGACTCAGCAAGCGATCAACTACATCGTCACCGCTCAGTGTGCTGACGGTGGCTGGCGCTATCAGCCCCGCGATGCTTCGGGCGGTGACACGTCCGTGGTGGGGTGGCAAGTGATGGCGCTGAAGAGTGCTTACATGGGGCACCTGATTGTGCCGCCACAAACGATCAATGGATCCACGTTGTTTTTGGACAAGGTTCAATCCAACGGCGGTGCGATGTACGGTTATCAATCGCCTTCCACACGAGTCCGCCCGGCTTGCACCGCCGCGGGGTTGTTGTGCCGCATGTACTTGGGGTGGGACAAAAATCACCCCGGATTGCAAAAGGGTGTGGAGACGTTGGTCGACATCGGCGTTCGCAAAGACAACATCTATTACGACTACTACGCTGCCCAAGTGCTTCGGCATGTCGGTGGCCCGGAATGGGACAAGTTCAACGCGGAGCTGCGGGATTGGTTGGTGGAAACTCAATCCCAATCCGGTGGCAGCAAAGGCAGTTGGTACTTCCCACAAGCCGGCACGCACACCGGTCCCAAAGAAGGCGGCCGATTGGCCGCCACTTCGTTCGCGACCATGATCCTTGAGGTCTATTACCGGCACATGCCACTGTACGCCGAGCAGGAAGAGGAAGACGCGTTCCCGTTGTAG
- a CDS encoding 3-hydroxyacyl-CoA dehydrogenase family protein, whose translation MAESIQVLLVGAGVVGRAIATDHLLAGCEVWLADRDEAVLSEACDAVLQRTDGRADSASPWGALVPIPIVHLMPKGLDDHPVDTDAVPVWLVIESIAEKLAIKQAFFAEVENWFSRSPILTTNTSTLPIGQIASAMHIHPSRFCGMHFFMPVVGRHAAEIIVHPGTEDAVIAVCEEHVRGLKKAPLRVLDSPGFVVNRMLAPYLNLAMQLLCAGLSATTIRAAALRYGMPMSPLELIDLIGPRTAFDGGRVVWQSFPHRMDPSPLLPAMVKRSLLGVAGGKGFYDYAEDGVRKGDELSAEVSELVDRYARDDFGAAEIGGDVPLVADLFAAAMWREAQAIAATGVADEETIELAMSGGLGYVAPESNASWRGHMNAIREQRLLPLADRFPKLKSLQ comes from the coding sequence GTGGCGGAATCGATTCAAGTTCTGTTGGTCGGCGCGGGAGTCGTCGGCCGCGCGATCGCGACAGATCATCTGTTGGCAGGATGTGAAGTCTGGCTGGCGGACCGGGACGAAGCCGTGCTGTCAGAAGCCTGCGATGCAGTGCTCCAGCGGACCGACGGGAGGGCCGATTCGGCGTCGCCATGGGGAGCGTTGGTGCCGATCCCGATCGTGCATCTGATGCCCAAGGGACTGGACGATCATCCGGTCGACACGGATGCCGTGCCGGTTTGGTTGGTGATCGAGTCGATCGCCGAAAAGCTGGCGATCAAACAGGCGTTTTTCGCCGAGGTTGAAAACTGGTTTTCACGCTCACCGATTTTGACCACCAACACGTCGACGTTGCCGATCGGCCAGATCGCCAGTGCGATGCACATTCATCCATCACGGTTTTGTGGGATGCATTTTTTCATGCCGGTGGTGGGACGCCACGCAGCGGAAATCATTGTCCATCCCGGTACCGAGGACGCGGTCATCGCGGTTTGCGAAGAACATGTTCGCGGTTTGAAAAAGGCTCCGTTGCGAGTCTTGGATTCGCCGGGCTTTGTCGTCAATCGCATGCTGGCTCCCTACTTGAATCTCGCGATGCAGTTGTTGTGCGCTGGCCTGTCGGCCACCACCATTCGCGCAGCGGCGCTGCGTTATGGCATGCCGATGTCGCCGTTGGAATTGATTGACTTGATTGGACCGCGGACCGCGTTTGATGGCGGGCGAGTGGTTTGGCAATCGTTCCCGCACCGGATGGATCCTTCCCCGTTGTTGCCTGCGATGGTCAAACGTTCTCTGCTCGGTGTCGCTGGTGGCAAAGGGTTTTATGACTACGCAGAGGATGGCGTGCGGAAAGGGGACGAGCTCTCTGCAGAGGTATCTGAGTTGGTCGACCGCTATGCTCGCGATGACTTTGGTGCGGCGGAAATTGGCGGCGATGTTCCCTTGGTCGCCGATCTGTTCGCGGCGGCCATGTGGCGTGAGGCTCAGGCGATTGCTGCGACTGGCGTTGCCGATGAGGAAACCATTGAGCTCGCCATGTCGGGTGGGCTGGGCTATGTCGCACCCGAGTCCAATGCGAGTTGGCGAGGGCACATGAACGCGATCCGGGAGCAGCGTTTGCTTCCGCTTGCGGACCGCTTTCCGAAACTCAAGTCGCTCCAATAG
- a CDS encoding YdjY domain-containing protein, translating into MFMKSVSDVRRSRLASNPWISPAMVSGEAVPNGPLRPSRGGCGWLAVILVALLGNAGASNAPAQDDSGKTEPATEKVNERSLGIPSADDPDPNDDAAIQAELEEWDRQMRAMADKYAAPPNAKQITQLPDLWIDPKAKRVYLDGYVTMRNGGLEMFACPVGTKEHESVVAAFAKSKEVHAALLALGTKSGTPVSYDPEFKPPTGQPVAVWVTWRDEQGRFKVADARTWVQNNESKESLTDQWVFAGSQLWTDPVDKVTHYSADSGDMICVSNFSSAMLDVPFSSSAQAGNLLFVAFTERIPEQATSVRLVLVPQFENDPNATTPPDETVLPLVKKPTPESAEKAGEVKAKPESSGNAAGTR; encoded by the coding sequence TTCTCGGGGGGGCTGCGGGTGGTTGGCCGTGATTCTGGTCGCGTTGCTCGGGAACGCGGGTGCGTCCAACGCTCCGGCTCAAGACGACTCGGGCAAAACCGAGCCCGCCACAGAAAAGGTGAATGAACGTTCGCTCGGGATTCCGTCGGCGGATGATCCCGATCCGAACGATGACGCAGCCATTCAAGCCGAGTTGGAAGAGTGGGATCGGCAGATGCGAGCGATGGCGGACAAGTACGCGGCGCCTCCCAACGCCAAACAAATCACCCAACTTCCCGATTTGTGGATCGATCCCAAAGCCAAGCGGGTTTACCTGGACGGTTATGTGACGATGCGAAACGGAGGGTTGGAAATGTTCGCTTGCCCGGTTGGAACCAAGGAACACGAATCGGTCGTCGCTGCCTTCGCCAAGAGCAAAGAAGTTCATGCGGCGTTGCTGGCATTGGGAACCAAGTCTGGGACGCCGGTTTCTTACGACCCTGAATTCAAACCGCCAACCGGCCAACCGGTCGCCGTCTGGGTGACATGGCGAGATGAACAGGGAAGGTTCAAAGTGGCCGACGCGAGAACTTGGGTCCAAAACAACGAATCCAAAGAGTCATTGACTGACCAATGGGTTTTCGCAGGCAGCCAGCTCTGGACGGACCCGGTCGACAAGGTCACGCACTATTCCGCTGATTCAGGTGACATGATCTGCGTGTCCAATTTCAGCAGTGCGATGTTGGATGTGCCGTTTTCCAGCAGTGCCCAAGCCGGCAATTTGTTGTTCGTCGCGTTCACCGAACGCATTCCCGAACAAGCGACGTCGGTTCGGTTGGTGCTGGTGCCGCAGTTTGAAAACGATCCCAACGCGACCACGCCACCCGACGAAACCGTCTTGCCATTGGTGAAGAAGCCCACCCCAGAATCCGCTGAAAAGGCAGGCGAAGTCAAAGCCAAACCCGAGTCGAGCGGAAACGCCGCAGGAACTCGCTGA